AGCTAGGTGTGTGGCAATCTTTTTCATATTCTGGCAAGCAGCGGTGAGAAGCACCTGCTCACTTGCATTCCTTAATCCCCGTAACCGGCAGTAGCGAAGCCCATGCAATTCTTTTGAATCTGCAAAGCTTCGCTCTACCTTTTCTTTTCTAAATTTATATAGTTCTTTCCCAGATGGGGAAAGGCGATTTAATCTAACTTGATCTTTATGATCTTCCCAAACATGTCGAGTTACTACTTTTTGGTTGTTTTTCGACCTTGTACACTGTGAGAGTAGAGGACATGTTGCACATTTCTTGGGATCAGATTTATATTCTCGATATCCCTCTCTTGTAGTTGTTCGATAAGTTAACTCATCCTTATTTGGACAAATATATAGATCATTCTCTCTATCATATGTAAATTTCCATTTAGGAAACAAACCTTTGGTTGGTTTAAATCTTCTATGAGCAATTACTCCAAATATGTTTCTATCCGATAATCCCTTACAAACAGCACTAGTTAGATATCCTGAATCCAAAGCTGAAGCTTCTACTTTAAAACCAAATCGCTCGATTTGACGGTCAAGTCTTGATAAATAAGGAACAGAATCATGGACATTACCTGGTGTAACATACGCATCAGTTATAATATTGAATTTAAAGTCTGTCGTTCGATGATCTAGGTAACAGAACATTTCCTGTTTGTTATCTCTAGACATAAATCCACTTTCAGGATCTGTTGAACTTACACGTATTTCCTTAGTTTCCTTCACCTCCTCTCTTTCTTTCAGAGCTTTTTTCCATGTTCTTTACGATCTTGTTCAATAGCTTTATTTAAGTCTTCAATATAATCTCTAGTCTCAACCTCAACCGTTTCTCTAGTGAATTTGTGTTTATTCGCATTAGCTTTTAAATGAGTAGAATCTGTAAAGAGAACTCTTCCTCCTACCATACGATGTTCCATTGCCTGAAAGACAATCTCATCAAAGATTTCTTGGAATATATTTGTTTCTTTATAACGAGTTCTACGATTCCAACTTATTGTAGAATGATGAGGAACTCGATCAGATAATTTCAATCCTAAAAACCATCTATAAGCAATATTCATTTTAATTTCTTCTTCTAATTGTCTCTCAGAGCGAATTCCATATAAATAGCCAACAAACATCATTTTAAAAAGAACTAAAGGATCAATTGAAGGGCGTCCATTATCCTCACAATAATAAGGTTTTACCTTTTCAAGAATGAATGAAAAATCTATATATTTATCTATTTTTCGAAGCAGATGATTTTCAGGAACAAGGTCATCTATTACTATAAATTCAACTTCATTTTGTGTGTTTTCTCTTGTATTGAACATAAATATCACCATCCCCAATTTGTTATATATATTATACCAAATTAACGCGGTGAAAAGTAAAAGTAATCAGACAAAATAATAGGCTGCCGAGGTTTCTCGACAGCCTGACAACCATTTATGGTTGCCTTTAAGAAACATGATTATTTTGCCATTCTTACTACATCTCTTGCTATCATTACTTCTTCATTTGTAGGAATTACTAATACTTTTACTGGTGAATGTGGATAGCTAAGGTATGCCTCTTCTCCACGAACCTTATTAAGTGCAGGATCCCAATAAATCCCCATAAATTCAAGACCTTTTAATACACGTGCACGAATTTCTGTACTATTTTCACCAATACCGGCTGTGAAAATAATTGCATCAACACCTGACATTCTTGCAGCATAAGAACCAATATATTTATGAATACGACTAGCAAACACTTCTAATGCTGTTTCTGCTCTCTCGTTGCCTTCTTTAGCAGCTGATTCGATATCACGTAAATCACTTGAAAGACCAGAAATCCCTAAAATACCGCTTTTCTTATTTAAGATATCCAGCACTTCATCAGCTGTCTTTTCTGTTTTCTCCATAATAAATGGTATTAAAGCCGGATCAATATTCCCTGAACGTGTACCCATTGCTACACCTGCTAGTGGTGTGAAGCCCATAGATGTATCAATAGAGCGACCGCCTTCAATTGCAGCAATACTTGCTCCATTACCTAAGTGACATGAAATTAAGCGTAAATGCTCTACAGGTCTTCCTAAGATTTCTGCTGCACGCTCTGATACATATTTATGGGAAGTTCCATGGAAACCATATTTACGAATTCCATATTTTTCGTAATATTCATAAGGCAGGCTATATAAGAAAGATTGTTCTGGCATGGTTTGGTGAAATGCTGTGTCAAATACTGCAACAGCCTCAACATTTGGAAGAACTTCTTTGAAAGCCTTGATTCCTACAACATTGGCTGGATTGTGAAGTGGTGCCAAATCAGAAAGCTCTTCAATCTTAGCAAGTGTTTCATCTGTAATTAAAACAGAGTCATTAAATACTTCTCCACCATGTACAACACGATGTCCAATTCCATCTATTTCATCTAAAGATTGAATAATCCCTAAACCTGTAAGCTTAGATAATAAAATTTTAACAGCTACAGCATGGTCTGGAATATCTGATACTTCTGTTTGTTTTTCATCATTTACAGTAATGCTGAAAACCGAATCGTTAATCCCAATTCTTTCAACTAATCCTTTTGTTAATACTTTCTCACTTGGCATATCAAAAAGTTGAAATTTTAGAGATGAACTACCTGCATTGATTGCAATAATTTTTGCCATTTAGTAACTCTCCTTTTTTGTTTATACAAGCTGCCGTTAACAAAAACTCTTCATATGTAAAACGATCAGCAAGACATCTTTCATTTAATCGTTAGTCTATATTGAAAAAATCATTTCACAGAGATTCATCATAATCTTTACTTTCTTATTCTCTACAAAATGCTACCGATTATTATCTGCCTTTTCCATTTAAACACTGACATTTCGACATTTCAAGAACTTGATAAAATTGCAATCGGTTACACCTAAAATTCGTATAATTCAAATAATTCAACTTATGGATTAGGTGCAGTAGATAATGAATTTACACTTGTTTTTATAAAAAATCTCTTATCAAATTGTACTGAATCATAAAACAAAAAAGAGACTCTTTTTGAGCCTCTTTCTTATTTTTCATTACTTGTTTTCACTAAACCATTTATCAATTTGCTTCATAATGGAGTTCATTGCCTCTTTATTTGAAAATTTCGGAAGCTCAGCTAGTATTGCTTGTTTTGGCTGGGTAGCTTTTTCTCCTTTTTTCTGAAGAATTAAAATACTTTTTCCGTGTCTTTCATCTTTAAAGAGTGATAATGGTAATTTAATAAATCCTTGTATAATTGCGGCTTTCCGTAGATACTCATTTAGCTTTGGTGCTTCTTTTGTTTCAAATAAAGAATTAGGAACAACAAAAAATAAATATCCATCTTCCTTAATATGCTTGATACTCTGTTCCATAAAAAGGTGATGTGAATAAGAATGACCTTCATCAGCTTTTAATTCATATTTTGCTGCTTCCAGATCATTAGGATAATACCCCACTGGAAGATCGCAAACAACAAGATCAACCAACTGGATCTATAAACAATCGCTCTAAGCTATCTTGATTAAAAAATTGAACAGGATGCTCCTGAAGATTTGCGCTTATATAAGCTAATCTTATAAGCAAATCATCAACTTCAACCCCGTGACTATCCACTTCTTCGATCGTTAAATAATTTAGGATTGTTGTAAGTAAATTCCCCGTTCCTACTGCCGGATCTAGAATTGATAGTTTGTTTTGTTTTCCCACAAATTTACTAACAAGATATCCCAAGAACAAGCCAATTGTATCTGGTGTCATTTGATGATTAGGGTGTGCACCATCTTTTAATCCTTTTAAGATTGCTAATTGAAAAGCTTTTCGCAACTCTTCTCTATCATACGAACCTAACGTTACAGATTCATATTTTCTTTTTAAGCTTTTAGAAGTTATCTCACTTAAATCCTCTTGTAAGATAGATTGTTGGAATAAGTTTTCTCCTGTTTCAGCTAACGCCTCTATGTATGTAATATTACACTCCTGAGCGAGTAAATCTGCTGTTTCATTTATTACTGCAAACAAATTTTCAATCTTTGATATTGTTTTCATACATTTACTCCTCCTAGCACTTTCCTCTTTCCATTCTAGACATTGTTTTTCGTTTAGTCAAAGTAATCGTACTAGAATCAGTAAATAGAAAAAGGACCGACATATTGTCAGTCCCACATGATTAAACTTATTGTGCCGCTTTAGCTGCTTCAATTGCCGCTTCATAATTTGGATGATTCGTTGCTTCACTAACATATTCCACATATGTTACTTTATCATTTGAATCTACAACAAATACTGATCTTGCTAATAAACGTAATTCCTTAATTAATACACCATAAGCTTCACCAAAAGAAGCATCACGGTGATCAGATAATGTTTTTACATTTTCAAGACCATTCGATGCACACCATCTTTTTTGTGCAAATGGTAAATCCATGCTAACTGTTAACACTTCAACATTTTCAAGCTTTGATGCATCTTCGTTAAAACGGCGGGTTTGTGCATCACAAACTCCTGTATCAATAGAAGGAACTACTGAAATAATACGTACTTTCCCTTTTGAATCAGCTAGTGAAACTGGTGATAAATCATTTGCTAGTACAGTAAAATCTGGTGCTTGATCACCAGCATTAACTTCATTTCCTAGTAATGTAACTGGGTTATTTTTGAACGTAATAGATGCCATACCGAACTCCTCCTTTTAATTATGTACAGAGTAAATATAGCCTAGCTTTCCAAAATTATCAATAATTATGTTTGTAAAGTTCAGTTAACTTTACCTTCCGAAAAAATAACTGCCTAATAGTAGGCAGTTAAATGTCTAGATCTTGTTTTTGATTTTGACTTGATTGATTGCTATTAATATCTTCTAAAGGATCATTCTTTTGGTCATTACTCTTATCCTTTTTAAATATACCTTGAATTTTTTCAACCGCTTGAGGTGCAGCCTCCAAAATTTTCTCGTATAAGTGGGTGCTCTCGTCTAAATGAAGCATTTTCACTCCATTTGAAGAAACGATTAAGAATGCGATAGGAGTGATTGAAACTCCACCACCACTTCCGCCGCCAAATGGAAGTTTTGGTGTTTTTTGACCTTGACCATCACCTTCTTCTTTGCTAGCTGAATTAAATTCACTACCTCCAGCTGCAAAACCAAAGCCAACCTTTGAAACAGTTAAAATTACACTTCCATCGGGTGTTTCAACAGGATCTCCTACAATGGTATTTACATCAATCATTTGTTTTAAATTTTCCATTGCAGTCTTCATTAACCCTTGAATTGGATGATCACTCATTATGTAGCCTCCTTTAGAAATTATAACCGGTCATGCTCATCTCATCGAGAAGGGGTCATAGCCATCTTAGTTCATGCTAATTTGCA
This genomic stretch from Metabacillus sp. B2-18 harbors:
- a CDS encoding IS1182 family transposase (programmed frameshift) gives rise to the protein MFNTRENTQNEVEFIVIDDLVPENHLLRKIDKYIDFSFILEKVKPYYCEDNGRPSIDPLVLFKMMFVGYLYGIRSERQLEEEIKMNIAYRWFLGLKLSDRVPHHSTISWNRRTRYKETNIFQEIFDEIVFQAMEHRMVGGRVLFTDSTHLKANANKHKFTRETVEVETRDYIEDLNKAIEQDRKEHGKKPLKEREEVKETKEIRVSSTDPESGFMSRDNKQEMFCYLDHRTTDFKFNIITDAYVTPGNVHDSVPYLSRLDRQIERFGFKVEASALDSGYLTSAVCKGLSDRNIFGVIAHRRFKPTKGLFPKWKFTYDRENDLYICPNKDELTYRTTTREGYREYKSDPKKCATCPLLSQCTRSKNNQKVVTRHVWEDHKDQVRLNRLSPSGKELYKFRKEKVERSFADSKELHGLRYCRLRGLRNASEQVLLTAACQNMKKIATHLAKLS
- a CDS encoding acetate kinase yields the protein MAKIIAINAGSSSLKFQLFDMPSEKVLTKGLVERIGINDSVFSITVNDEKQTEVSDIPDHAVAVKILLSKLTGLGIIQSLDEIDGIGHRVVHGGEVFNDSVLITDETLAKIEELSDLAPLHNPANVVGIKAFKEVLPNVEAVAVFDTAFHQTMPEQSFLYSLPYEYYEKYGIRKYGFHGTSHKYVSERAAEILGRPVEHLRLISCHLGNGASIAAIEGGRSIDTSMGFTPLAGVAMGTRSGNIDPALIPFIMEKTEKTADEVLDILNKKSGILGISGLSSDLRDIESAAKEGNERAETALEVFASRIHKYIGSYAARMSGVDAIIFTAGIGENSTEIRARVLKGLEFMGIYWDPALNKVRGEEAYLSYPHSPVKVLVIPTNEEVMIARDVVRMAK
- the tpx gene encoding thiol peroxidase; amino-acid sequence: MASITFKNNPVTLLGNEVNAGDQAPDFTVLANDLSPVSLADSKGKVRIISVVPSIDTGVCDAQTRRFNEDASKLENVEVLTVSMDLPFAQKRWCASNGLENVKTLSDHRDASFGEAYGVLIKELRLLARSVFVVDSNDKVTYVEYVSEATNHPNYEAAIEAAKAAQ
- the ytfJ gene encoding GerW family sporulation protein, which encodes MSDHPIQGLMKTAMENLKQMIDVNTIVGDPVETPDGSVILTVSKVGFGFAAGGSEFNSASKEEGDGQGQKTPKLPFGGGSGGGVSITPIAFLIVSSNGVKMLHLDESTHLYEKILEAAPQAVEKIQGIFKKDKSNDQKNDPLEDINSNQSSQNQKQDLDI